A stretch of the Janthinobacterium sp. B9-8 genome encodes the following:
- a CDS encoding flippase, with the protein MSPDSRLKSNIFALYAVQGLNYLVSFVTFPFLLVQLGTEGFGVMNFAFASIQYGVLLTDFGFNLSAVRDVAQARDNPKEAARIFWRVTWAKTLLMVASSLILLVMTFALGSWQEHASIFLWSQLYIVSSVLFPIWYFQGQEKLQLAAGLMVFARALTLGFLLLWVSGPQDLALAVILQATPQILAGLLWWFSGWGVPKPEWVRVQWHELKGALRASWPFFLSAISTSLYTTSTTVLLGMFAAPLQVGLFAAANKLVYIAQGLIGPLVQATYPRIAQLAVSDKPAAIQLIKKAFRIQATVGLVMTLALMLFLPLFTPLCVQLFGADFGLSRAFLALNNSQDVMIWLSPVILLGALSLVYGQQTLLVFGFERYFSRVLVAAGLLNVALMCWWVPGSTHGGLRAAQSVLTVEAFIVLAFWWQARKIHAEHGGLGQGKNE; encoded by the coding sequence ATGTCGCCAGACTCCCGTCTTAAATCCAATATCTTTGCCCTCTATGCTGTGCAGGGGCTGAATTACTTGGTGTCTTTTGTTACCTTTCCTTTCCTCTTGGTGCAGCTAGGTACGGAAGGGTTTGGGGTAATGAATTTTGCCTTTGCCTCCATCCAGTACGGCGTATTGCTGACTGATTTTGGTTTTAATTTATCAGCGGTGCGTGATGTGGCACAGGCTAGGGATAATCCAAAAGAAGCGGCACGGATTTTCTGGCGGGTGACTTGGGCTAAGACGCTGTTGATGGTGGCATCTAGCCTTATTTTGCTGGTAATGACTTTTGCGCTGGGTAGCTGGCAGGAACATGCCAGTATCTTTTTGTGGAGCCAGCTATATATCGTCAGCTCGGTGCTCTTTCCTATTTGGTATTTCCAGGGACAAGAGAAGCTTCAGCTTGCAGCAGGTTTAATGGTATTTGCCCGCGCCTTAACACTGGGCTTTTTATTGCTGTGGGTAAGCGGGCCGCAAGACCTAGCACTGGCGGTGATTTTGCAGGCCACGCCGCAAATTTTAGCTGGATTGCTGTGGTGGTTTAGCGGCTGGGGCGTGCCAAAACCAGAGTGGGTACGAGTGCAATGGCACGAGCTAAAAGGGGCGCTGCGTGCAAGCTGGCCGTTTTTCCTTTCGGCGATTTCTACCAGTCTTTACACCACCTCTACCACAGTTTTACTAGGGATGTTTGCCGCGCCGCTGCAAGTCGGCTTATTTGCGGCGGCTAACAAGCTGGTCTATATCGCCCAAGGCCTCATTGGCCCCTTGGTACAAGCAACGTATCCGCGCATTGCCCAGCTGGCGGTCAGCGATAAACCCGCAGCAATCCAACTGATCAAAAAAGCCTTTCGTATTCAAGCAACGGTGGGCTTGGTGATGACGCTCGCGCTGATGCTATTTTTACCGCTATTTACCCCACTTTGTGTACAACTATTTGGCGCAGACTTTGGCTTATCCCGTGCATTTTTGGCACTCAATAACTCACAAGATGTGATGATCTGGCTGTCTCCCGTCATTTTACTCGGCGCTTTATCCCTAGTTTATGGCCAGCAAACCCTGTTGGTATTTGGCTTTGAGCGCTATTTCAGCCGTGTGCTGGTGGCGGCAGGTCTGCTGAATGTGGCTTTAATGTGCTGGTGGGTGCCGGGTTCCACCCACGGCGGCTTACGCGCGGCACAAAGCGTGCTGACGGTTGAAGCCTTTATTGTGCTGGCGTTTTGGTGGCAAGCCCGAAAAATCCACGCGGAGCATGGTGGCTTAGGCCAAGGGAAAAATGAATAA
- a CDS encoding DUF2813 domain-containing protein: protein MHLLRLQITNFRGISQIDLSLERERTALFGENNWGKTSLITALTRCLSEAVPLDALFTHEDFHRVANTRATIARRLNITLFFCGGSDEALPDPALQDLSWQDDEGRRWLALRFSAERYGHGEVRSHRSFIDAQGAERQHAASDELAVLLIRHHPVLRFRDMQLTDWLEHPRLAQKNRSDDPPQPASAAVRAVFERILTLPHQLHPQELTQGLDAVEQFLSEHAELLQAPVPLQRLAKQIASTPFNLRDDDSLLDIAGRAGSSQRRVALLMLLGALINARGDLPLQQGAHPILLMEDPETHLHPIQLAMMWGLIEQLPLQKLITTNHGDLLASFPHQALRRLVRRHQHVHVYQVGEQALSASDARKVAFHIRANRASSMFARVWLLVEGETEFWLMPELARIYGVNFPMEGIRCVEFAQAGLTPLIKFADRLGIVWHLIADGDEAGQRYIAKARSLLNDRPDALHITAITCRDIEHYLWDNGFADTYRNAAKPRGPLNHWHQAAMDAAPPRPDEEIIQRALRYHSKPGMALEIAEAAEIAGAEAIPQELQQMFDTLQQLASYSE, encoded by the coding sequence ATGCATTTATTACGCTTACAAATCACCAATTTTCGGGGCATTAGCCAGATTGATTTAAGCCTGGAGCGGGAACGCACCGCGCTGTTTGGCGAAAACAACTGGGGTAAGACTAGCCTGATTACCGCGCTGACTCGCTGCCTGAGCGAGGCGGTGCCGCTGGATGCGCTGTTTACCCATGAAGATTTTCACCGCGTGGCTAATACGCGGGCGACGATTGCGCGGCGTTTAAATATCACGCTGTTTTTCTGTGGAGGAAGCGACGAAGCCTTGCCCGACCCCGCTTTGCAAGATTTAAGCTGGCAGGATGATGAAGGTAGGCGGTGGCTGGCATTGCGTTTTTCTGCCGAGCGTTATGGTCATGGCGAGGTGCGCAGCCACCGCAGTTTTATTGATGCGCAGGGCGCGGAACGGCAGCATGCAGCGAGTGATGAGCTGGCAGTACTGCTGATTCGCCATCACCCTGTGCTGCGTTTTCGCGATATGCAGCTCACCGATTGGTTAGAGCACCCACGCCTTGCACAAAAAAACCGCAGTGATGATCCGCCTCAGCCTGCATCCGCCGCAGTGCGCGCCGTATTCGAGCGTATTCTTACTCTGCCGCATCAGCTGCACCCGCAGGAGCTGACTCAAGGTCTGGATGCGGTTGAGCAGTTTCTGTCCGAGCATGCAGAGCTGCTGCAAGCGCCGGTACCCTTGCAACGCCTTGCCAAGCAAATTGCTAGCACGCCATTTAATTTACGCGATGACGATAGTCTGCTGGATATTGCAGGGCGAGCCGGATCTAGCCAGCGGCGGGTGGCGCTCTTGATGCTGCTGGGCGCGCTGATTAATGCCCGTGGCGATTTACCTTTGCAGCAGGGCGCGCATCCGATTTTATTGATGGAAGACCCTGAAACGCATTTACACCCGATTCAGCTGGCGATGATGTGGGGGCTGATCGAGCAATTGCCGCTGCAAAAACTGATTACCACCAATCATGGCGATCTGCTGGCGAGTTTTCCGCATCAAGCCTTACGTCGTCTGGTGCGCCGTCATCAGCATGTGCACGTTTATCAGGTTGGGGAACAGGCTTTATCGGCCAGCGACGCACGCAAAGTGGCGTTTCATATTCGCGCCAATCGCGCCAGCAGTATGTTTGCCCGAGTTTGGCTGCTGGTGGAGGGCGAAACTGAATTTTGGCTGATGCCTGAGCTGGCGCGGATTTACGGCGTGAATTTCCCTATGGAGGGTATACGTTGCGTCGAATTTGCCCAAGCGGGCTTAACGCCGCTGATTAAATTTGCCGATCGCTTAGGGATAGTCTGGCATTTGATTGCCGATGGCGATGAAGCGGGCCAACGCTATATCGCCAAGGCCAGAAGCCTGCTCAACGACAGGCCAGATGCTCTGCACATCACCGCCATCACCTGCCGCGATATAGAGCATTATCTGTGGGATAACGGTTTTGCCGATACTTACCGCAACGCCGCCAAACCCCGCGGCCCGCTTAATCATTGGCACCAGGCTGCAATGGATGCCGCACCGCCTCGCCCCGATGAAGAAATCATCCAACGCGCGCTGCGCTATCACTCCAAACCTGGCATGGCGCTAGAAATAGCCGAAGCCGCCGAAATTGCTGGCGCAGAGGCTATTCCGCAAGAATTGCAGCAAATGTTTGACACCTTGCAACAGCTGGCGAGCTATAGTGAGTAA
- a CDS encoding ATP-binding protein has product MHINDPAVLQRTTALSYRNAHSGQIIGIIAACLLFIAHREDHSLYILSTWLFLTCGLALFRLSVFKKYQQNSAAHHFTYWRRIHLFGVAATGLVWCAGGVYFMLTSSILLKMFTAFVFSGLVVGSLPILGPMIPAMRIYAFLMMLPILINASVKPTQMDLTLGGMNLFFFLTLMKSARSYHDTIVESLILELDQTRLAEDLVKARNDAELADRAKSEFIANVSHEIRTPMNGILGMAHLLQQSHLSPSQKETVNVICNSADLLLALVNDVLDLSKIEANCLIIAEQPVDLSALLNEVQQMFNLIASDKGLNLIVDYQGEANIVILSDGLRLRQVLVNLLGNAIKFTNQGQVTLRIEATLIQNKYSLDIAVIDTGIGIPADRLPYIFEAFVQADGSSTREYSGTGLGLTIARRLVSAMGGELIAQSEPTIGSQFKFTLYCPKGLMPKANTVIVENNTQPRKLRVLLAEDNPTNRLVATRLLENDGHTVFSAENGQLALDFLAKEQVDLVLMDMQMPEMDGLEATRSIRAQEKANPAIKRLPIMALTANALEEDRQLCINAGMDLFLTKPLRPALLKQALAELMETT; this is encoded by the coding sequence ATGCATATCAATGACCCAGCCGTCTTACAGCGCACCACCGCACTTAGCTATCGTAATGCCCATAGCGGGCAAATCATTGGCATCATTGCGGCCTGTCTTTTATTTATTGCCCACCGGGAAGATCATTCACTCTATATTTTGAGTACCTGGTTATTTCTCACCTGCGGCTTGGCTCTATTTCGCCTCTCTGTTTTCAAAAAATATCAGCAAAACTCAGCAGCACATCACTTTACTTACTGGCGACGCATTCACTTATTTGGCGTAGCGGCCACAGGGCTGGTTTGGTGCGCTGGTGGCGTGTATTTCATGCTCACCAGCAGCATTTTGCTCAAAATGTTTACTGCCTTTGTGTTCTCTGGGCTAGTAGTGGGATCTTTGCCTATTTTAGGCCCTATGATTCCGGCGATGCGTATCTATGCATTTTTAATGATGCTGCCTATCTTAATTAATGCCAGCGTTAAACCTACTCAAATGGATCTCACTCTGGGTGGAATGAATCTATTCTTTTTTCTAACCCTGATGAAAAGCGCCCGCTCCTATCACGATACGATTGTAGAAAGCCTGATTTTAGAATTAGATCAAACCCGCCTTGCAGAAGACCTCGTCAAAGCAAGAAATGACGCCGAATTAGCCGATCGGGCCAAAAGTGAATTTATTGCCAATGTCAGCCATGAAATCAGAACCCCAATGAATGGCATTTTAGGTATGGCGCATTTACTACAGCAAAGCCATTTATCTCCATCACAGAAAGAAACAGTGAATGTGATTTGTAACTCGGCCGATTTACTTTTAGCGCTCGTCAATGACGTGCTCGATTTATCAAAAATAGAAGCCAATTGCCTTATTATTGCCGAACAGCCTGTTGATTTATCTGCCTTGCTCAATGAAGTTCAACAAATGTTCAATCTGATCGCAAGCGATAAAGGCTTAAACCTGATTGTTGATTACCAAGGTGAGGCTAATATCGTCATCTTAAGTGATGGATTACGCTTGCGACAGGTGTTAGTCAACTTATTAGGTAATGCGATTAAATTTACCAATCAAGGCCAAGTAACGCTCAGAATTGAAGCAACATTAATTCAAAATAAATACAGCCTGGATATTGCCGTCATTGATACCGGCATTGGCATACCGGCAGATAGGTTGCCCTATATCTTTGAAGCCTTTGTGCAAGCAGATGGCTCATCTACCCGAGAATATAGCGGCACAGGGCTAGGCTTAACCATTGCCCGCCGCTTGGTCAGCGCAATGGGTGGTGAATTAATCGCACAAAGCGAGCCAACAATCGGCTCTCAGTTTAAATTTACACTGTACTGCCCCAAGGGGCTTATGCCAAAAGCAAATACAGTGATTGTAGAAAATAATACCCAGCCGCGTAAATTGCGTGTGCTATTGGCGGAAGATAATCCAACTAATCGCTTAGTAGCTACCCGTTTATTAGAAAATGATGGGCATACCGTATTTAGCGCAGAAAATGGCCAATTAGCCTTAGATTTTCTTGCTAAAGAACAAGTTGATTTAGTTTTAATGGATATGCAAATGCCGGAAATGGATGGCTTAGAAGCCACCCGCAGCATTCGCGCCCAAGAAAAAGCCAACCCCGCCATCAAACGCCTGCCCATCATGGCATTAACGGCGAATGCCTTAGAAGAAGATCGGCAATTATGTATTAATGCAGGTATGGATTTATTTTTAACCAAACCATTACGGCCTGCTTTATTAAAACAAGCGTTAGCAGAATTGATGGAAACCACCTAA
- the galE gene encoding UDP-glucose 4-epimerase GalE, with translation MHVLLTGGAGYIGSHTYIELLAAGFKPVIFDNFYNAKPEVLNRIATITGQAAEYVEGDVRDAAALKALFQRYDFSAVIHFAGLKAVGESVEKPLMYYDNNVVGTQRLLEAMQDAGVKNLVFSSSATVYGDPHAVPITEDFPLSATNPYGRSKLMVEDIVRDIFKADASWNFALLRYFNPVGAHISGLIGEDPQGIPNNLMPFVAQVAVGKREKLSVFGNDYPTPDGTGVRDYIHVVDLARGHVKALQKLATAPGLVTVNLGTGVGYSVLDMVKAFEKASGKAVPYQIVARRAGDIAACYANPASALAVLGWKAEKTLDDMCQDGWKWQSQNPNGFN, from the coding sequence ATGCACGTTTTACTGACTGGCGGAGCAGGTTATATTGGCTCGCACACCTATATCGAATTGCTTGCAGCAGGCTTTAAACCGGTTATTTTTGATAACTTTTATAATGCCAAGCCAGAAGTTCTGAATCGCATTGCCACGATCACCGGGCAAGCCGCCGAATATGTGGAAGGCGATGTACGCGATGCTGCGGCTTTAAAAGCACTATTTCAGCGCTACGATTTTAGCGCAGTGATTCACTTTGCTGGCCTGAAAGCCGTTGGCGAATCCGTCGAAAAACCACTGATGTATTACGATAACAATGTGGTGGGCACCCAGCGTCTGCTCGAAGCCATGCAGGACGCTGGTGTTAAAAACCTAGTGTTCTCATCCAGCGCCACTGTCTATGGCGACCCGCACGCTGTACCGATTACCGAAGATTTCCCACTATCTGCCACCAATCCTTATGGCCGCTCCAAGCTGATGGTTGAAGATATCGTCCGCGATATTTTTAAGGCGGATGCCAGCTGGAATTTTGCCCTGCTGCGTTATTTCAACCCGGTAGGTGCTCATATCTCTGGCCTGATTGGTGAAGACCCGCAGGGCATTCCAAACAATCTGATGCCTTTTGTGGCACAGGTAGCGGTAGGCAAGCGCGAAAAACTATCCGTGTTTGGCAACGACTACCCAACGCCAGATGGCACGGGCGTGCGTGATTACATCCATGTGGTTGATCTGGCTCGTGGCCACGTTAAAGCCCTGCAAAAGCTCGCCACTGCGCCGGGCCTTGTGACTGTGAACCTCGGCACAGGTGTCGGTTACTCTGTGCTGGATATGGTAAAAGCCTTTGAAAAAGCCTCAGGCAAAGCCGTGCCTTACCAAATTGTTGCCCGCCGCGCGGGTGATATCGCCGCCTGCTACGCCAACCCTGCATCAGCGCTCGCCGTGTTGGGCTGGAAAGCGGAAAAAACATTAGACGATATGTGCCAGGATGGCTGGAAATGGCAAAGCCAAAATCCGAATGGGTTTAATTAA
- the lptG gene encoding LPS export ABC transporter permease LptG gives MSLLSRYLMRELSLFILFALIGLLGLYTFFDLIAELTDLGVGGYRLSDALIYVALRAPANAYELLPIAVLIGGIFGLSHLSGSSELTVIRASGVSLKRLLLWLCLIGAFYGVITLLLGEYIAPAGKRMANQHRLAATQSMLVGDFRSGVWIKDGKQIVNIGEMLPDLTVVNARIYEFGKTLTLDRVIEGHNGRFQSKGNWTLQKATITQFLPEHAGVVLTKPAVFNWQTSISPAMLAVLLVEPAQMSATSLLSYIDHLKRNKQKTSRYELALWGKLFYPLACLSMVLIALPFAQTQKRSSNAGVRVFIGIACGLVFHFANQIVVYLGDLYNWPPPIVVSIPTLLFLSAAGLMLWRQERR, from the coding sequence ATGAGTTTGTTATCTCGCTATTTAATGCGTGAATTATCGCTGTTTATTTTATTTGCCCTGATCGGCCTGCTTGGCCTTTACACTTTTTTTGATCTCATTGCCGAGCTCACCGACCTAGGCGTTGGCGGCTACCGCCTTAGCGATGCACTGATTTACGTGGCCCTGCGTGCGCCCGCCAATGCCTACGAGTTGCTGCCCATTGCTGTGCTGATTGGCGGCATCTTCGGCCTATCGCATTTATCCGGCTCGTCCGAGCTGACGGTGATTCGCGCTTCGGGTGTATCCCTTAAACGTCTCTTGCTCTGGCTTTGCCTGATTGGTGCGTTTTATGGCGTGATTACCCTGCTCTTGGGTGAATACATTGCCCCTGCGGGCAAACGCATGGCCAATCAGCATCGCTTAGCCGCCACGCAATCCATGCTGGTAGGGGATTTCCGATCCGGCGTGTGGATTAAAGATGGCAAGCAAATTGTAAATATCGGCGAGATGCTGCCCGACCTCACCGTAGTGAATGCGCGGATTTATGAATTTGGCAAAACACTGACTTTAGATCGGGTGATCGAAGGGCATAACGGCCGCTTTCAAAGCAAGGGCAACTGGACGCTGCAAAAAGCCACCATCACTCAGTTTCTGCCTGAGCACGCAGGCGTTGTACTCACAAAACCTGCCGTATTTAATTGGCAAACGTCGATCTCCCCTGCCATGCTCGCGGTGCTCTTGGTAGAGCCTGCACAAATGTCAGCCACCTCTTTACTCAGCTATATCGACCACTTAAAGCGCAATAAACAAAAAACATCACGCTATGAGCTGGCGCTTTGGGGCAAATTATTTTACCCATTGGCCTGCTTATCTATGGTGCTGATTGCGCTACCTTTTGCCCAGACTCAAAAACGCAGCAGTAATGCAGGCGTTCGCGTGTTTATCGGCATTGCCTGTGGCTTGGTATTTCACTTTGCCAATCAGATAGTGGTTTATTTGGGCGATTTATATAACTGGCCACCACCGATCGTTGTTTCTATCCCTACTCTGCTGTTTCTATCTGCAGCGGGATTGATGCTATGGCGACAAGAGCGGCGCTAA
- the lptF gene encoding LPS export ABC transporter permease LptF: protein MLFRKSLIQEMSWVALGAFFVLLMLIMTTQIVRLLGQAAIGALASSAVWAMMGFAAVRYLPILLSLMLFFSILAVLTRLWKDHEMVIWFVSGRSIHSFIRPVLEFTLPVVILIALLSLVLSPWALEKGQEYKEKSLSRQEVTQVAPGVFRESPAADRVYFVENFTGGNGNNVFVQLRRDDKLTVILAEKGGLYLDSDGSRWLWLAKGKSYEGLPGTASYEMLEFENARLRIEAGENPRSSPSTQATSTMALWDSSLPEHKAELAWRIAIPISALILSLAAIPLAFFNPRGGRASNLLVAVFSYFFYYNCINIAQAWLSDGKVPAMLGMWPLHAAALLITLGLFAWRSKLRGH from the coding sequence ATGCTGTTTCGTAAAAGCCTAATTCAAGAAATGTCCTGGGTCGCCCTTGGGGCCTTCTTCGTGTTGCTCATGTTAATCATGACGACGCAAATTGTACGCCTGCTCGGCCAAGCCGCCATTGGTGCTCTCGCTAGTTCTGCGGTCTGGGCCATGATGGGCTTTGCTGCTGTTCGCTATTTGCCCATTCTTTTATCACTGATGTTGTTTTTTTCGATATTGGCCGTGTTAACCCGGCTATGGAAAGACCATGAAATGGTGATTTGGTTTGTGAGCGGGCGCTCGATCCATAGTTTTATTCGCCCCGTGCTTGAGTTTACTCTCCCTGTAGTGATTCTTATTGCACTTTTATCACTGGTTCTTTCGCCTTGGGCCTTGGAAAAAGGCCAAGAGTACAAAGAAAAATCACTCTCCCGTCAGGAAGTCACTCAGGTCGCTCCAGGCGTATTCAGAGAATCCCCTGCAGCGGATCGGGTTTATTTTGTTGAAAATTTCACCGGTGGCAATGGCAATAATGTGTTTGTGCAATTACGCCGTGACGATAAGTTAACCGTGATTCTGGCGGAAAAAGGCGGTCTTTATCTGGATAGCGACGGCTCCCGCTGGCTATGGCTTGCCAAGGGCAAGTCTTACGAAGGGCTGCCCGGCACTGCATCCTACGAAATGCTGGAGTTTGAAAATGCAAGGCTGCGTATCGAAGCCGGTGAAAACCCGCGCTCCAGCCCATCCACTCAGGCCACCAGCACCATGGCGCTTTGGGATAGTAGCTTGCCCGAGCACAAGGCAGAGTTAGCTTGGCGAATAGCGATTCCAATTTCGGCGCTCATTCTTAGCTTGGCAGCCATTCCACTGGCATTTTTTAACCCACGTGGTGGGCGAGCTTCTAATTTATTGGTCGCAGTCTTTTCCTACTTCTTTTATTACAACTGCATCAATATTGCACAGGCTTGGCTTAGTGACGGCAAGGTGCCGGCTATGCTCGGCATGTGGCCGCTGCACGCCGCAGCGCTGTTGATTACACTGGGCCTGTTTGCCTGGCGCAGCAAGTTGCGAGGCCATTGA